The genome window GAGTGTCGAAGTCGATCGCGGCCGACATCAGCCAGTCGGGGATGGCCACCAGCGAATTGAACACGACCATGGCGATGAAGCCCACGGCGAACCAGGGGATGCACAGGCCGCTGCCCTCGCCCTTGCCTTCGGCCTTGCCGCGCGCGCATTCCCAGGCCAGCCAGGCGGACAGCGCCAGCAGGAACGGGGCCAGCATCATGACCCGCACCATCTTGGCGATGACGGCGGTGTCGGCCGCCTCGGTTCCCACCGCGCGGGCCGCGGCGATGACCTGGGCCACCTCGTGCACCGTGGAACCGACGTAGACGCCGAAACCGTGGGTGCCGCCGGGGATCAGGCCCCACTGCTGGTTCAGCTCGTACAGGAAGGGGTAGAGGAACATCGACACCGTGCCGAACACCACCACGGTCGCGACCGCCACCGCGACCTGGTCGGCCTTGGCGCGCAGGACCGGCGCAGTGGCCATGACCGCGGCCGCGCCGCAGATGGAGCCGCCGGCGCCGATCAGCCAGGCCGAGGTCCGGTCGAGCTTGAACACCCGCGTGCCCACCAGCCATGCCAGGCCGAAGGTCGACAGCAGCATGACCGCGTCGATGGCCACGCCTGCGGCGCCGACGCCGCCTATGTCCTGCCAGGTCAGGCGCAGGCCATACAGGATGACGCCCGCGCGCAACAACGTCTGCTTGGCCACGCCCACCCCGACCGCGCTGGGCGCCGCGATGCGCGGATAGACGGTGTTGCCCACCAGCATGCCCAGCACGATGGCCAGCGTCAGCGCGCTGAACCCCCGGCTGGCGAAGAAATCCCACCCCGCCAGCCCCATCGCGGCGACCCCGATGGCCGCGGCCAGCAGGAGACCGGGGGCCGCCTGCCTGAAGAATCCGGCCTTGCCCTGGGAGGGCTGGCCGGCGGCGGCGACGTGGGTAGCAGACGAATTCGACATAAGCTAATAACTTCTGGAATGAATGCCCTCCACTCTAAGCAAGCCCTTCGATCCGTCAAAACGGTTTATTTTTGTATATTCAAACTGGAAAACTGGTAATTCGAGTTATATGGAAGCCTTGCGCCTGACCTTGCGCCAATTGCAGATATTCGCCGCCGTCGCCGACACCGGCAGCACCAGCGCCGCAGCCACGGCCGTGGCGCTGTCCCAGTCCGCCACCAGCGCGGCGCTGAACGACCTGGAGCGGGCCCTGGACATGGCCTTGTTCGACCGGGTGGGCAAGCGCCTGGTGCTCAACGACAATGGCCGGGAACTGCTGCCCCAGGCGCGCGAACTGCTGGACCGCGCCACCGCGATCGAACGCTGGGCCCGCGACGGCCAGGGCCACGTGGGCGGGCTGCGCATAGGCGCCAGCACCACCATCGGCAACTACGTGCTGCCCACCCTGCTGGCGGGCTTCCAGCGCGACCTGGCGGACAGCGGACAGCCGCAATGGACCGCCCACGTCGCCATCGCCAACACGCTGGCCATCGCCACGCAGGTGGTGAACTTCGAGCTGGACCTGGCCCTGGTCGAGGGGCCGTGCGAACAGCCCGAGCTGACCGTGGAACCCTGGCTGACCGACGAACTCGTGATCGTGGCCGGGGCGCGCGACCCCATCGTGCCGCCGACGGGCGGACGGATCTCCACCGCCCAGTTGCGCGCCGCCACGTGGCTGCTGCGCGAGGAAGGCTCCGGCACCCGCGAAACCATACGCGAAGCGCTGACCCCATACCTGCACCACATGAAATCGGGCATCGAGTTCGGCAACTCGGAAGCGATCAAGCGCGCCGCCGCGGGCGGACTGGGCATCACCTGCCTGTCGCGCTGGGTGGTCAGCGACATGCTGGCGACCGGCGAACTGGTCGAGCTGCCGACGGACCTGCCCCGCCTCGACCGCTCGTTCTACCTGATCTCCCACACGCGCAAGCTCGCCACGCCCGGCGTGCGGCGCCTGACGGCCTACCTGCGGGCCTTCGCGCACGATGCAGCCGCAACCGGAGACCCGGCCCGCCCTCGGGAAAAATGAAGCACAATCTCTGTTTGATTACTGCTTCATAGCCATAGGATTCCCGGTATGGATGTCACGCTCGCCAATTTCGAAGCCGAGGTCTTGCAGGCCTCGCGCGAAAAGCCGGTTCTGGTCGATTTCTGGGCCCCCTGGTGCGGCCCCTGCCGCTCGCTGACCCCCATCCTCGAAAAGCTCGAGCGCGACTACGGCGGCGCCTTCAAGCTGGTCAAGGTCAACGTCGACGAAAACCAGCAACTGGCCGCCCACTTCCAGGCGCGCAGCATTCCCCTGGTGGTCGCCATCCTGGATGGGCGCCCGGTCGACCAGTTCAACGGCGCGCTGCCGGAAGGCCAGGTCCGCGCCTTCATCGACCGCCTGCTGCCGCTGCCCCACGAGCAGGAACACCAGCAGGCCATGGCCGCCATGCAGGCCGGCGACGTCCCCACGGCCGAGAAACACCTGCGCGCGGCGCTGGTCCTGGACGCGGCCTACGATCCGGCGCGCATGGACTACGTCGAGCTGCTGCTGACCACCGGCCGGCCCGAAGACGCCAAGGCCCAGTTCGCGCTGCTGACGCCGCAGGCCAAGGCCGATCCCCACTACGCCAACCTGGAGACCGCCCTGAACGCGGTCGAACAGGCGCAGGACTCGCCCGAGGAAACCGAGCTGCTGGCCCGCATCCAGCAGAACCCCGGCGACCTGCAGGCGCGCCTGGACCTGGCCAACAAGCGCATCGCGCGCCGCGCCTGGGCCGGCGCGATGGACGAACTGCTGGAAATCGTCCAGCGCGACCGCGGCTTCCAGGAAGAAATCGGCCGCAAGACCCTGATCGCCGTCTTCGACATGGCCTCGGCCCAACCCGAGCTGGTCTCGCAGTACCGCCGCAAACTGTCGACGGTACTATTTTGACCCCCAGGGGAAGCCCACCCCCTACCCGCTGACGCGGGCCCCCTCAAGGGGGCGGCGCTGGCGGACCGGCAAAGCCGGATCCGCGGCGCCCTGGGTCTAGTGCCTGTTTCTTGGTACGCTACACCGTTGCTACCGCTGGCAGCCAGCGATAGCAACCGTGCTTCAGTCCAAGATCTTTTCCCTAGACCCAGGAAACCGCGGATCCGGCTTTGCCGGTCCGCCGGTTTCGCCCCCTGGGGGGCGCGCGTCAGCGCGTAGGGGGGGTCCTCTTCTTCTACTCGATTTTTATGCCGGTATCGGCCACGACCTTGCCCCAGCGCTGCGTTTCGTCGGCGACCAGCTTGCCCAGTTCGGCGGGCGAGGACGGGGCCGGGTCGGCATAGACGCCGGACAGTCTCTCTGCCACGGCGGGCTCGCGCAGCGCCGTCGCCACCATTTTCGACAATGCATCCACGGCGGCCTGAGGCGCGCCCTTGGGCGCGAACAGCGCGAACCAGCCGCCCGACTCCAGGCCCGACACGCCGGATTCAGCGAAGGTGGGAATGTCCGGCGCGAAGCGCGAACGCTGGGTGCCCGTCACGGCGATGGCCTTGATGCGGCCGTCCTTGAGCAGCGGCATGGCCGGCGGCAGGCCGGCCACCACCAGGTCCAGCTCGCCGCGCGCCAGCGCCGGCAAGGCCTCGGCGAAGCTGCGGCTGTACGGGATGTGCAGCAGCTTGAGCCCATAATTGTTCTGCAGGTAGGCGGCGGCCAGGTGCAGGTTGGTGCCGACGCCGGGCGTGCCATAGCGCAACTCCTTCTGCCTGGCCAGCGCAAGGAACTCCTGCGGATTCGAGGCCGGCAGCTTGGGGCTGGCCAGCAGCACGTTCTGGATACGGGCCAGCAGCGCGACGGGCGCGAAGTCCTTCTCCGGCTTGATGCGCCAGTCGGGATAGAGATGGGTCAGGATGCCGTGCGTGTCCTTGCCGCCCAGCAGCAGCGTGTAGCCGTCGGCCTTGGCATCGGCCACGGCTTCGGTGCCTATCTTGCCGCCGGCGCCCAGCTTGTTCTCGACCACGAAGGACTGGCCGGTCTGGCGCGACAGTTGTTCGCTCACGACGCGCGCGATCATGTCCGGCGCCGTGCCCGGTCCATAGGGCACGACCACGCGCACGGGCCGGTCGGGATAGGAAGGTTTCTGGGCCGCCGCGGACGCGCAGACGAACACGGCGGCAAGCGCGCAACGCGCGATGGATCGGTGCATGGAAGTCTCCTCGTATACGCATGCCTGTGTCTTTCGAATGGATGGTCCGGCATGCGCAGACTCGATGCTAAACCTCTAAAACTCAAAAATCTATACTTTTGATTTTTTGAGGTCTAGAATGGGCGCCGATGATCGAACCGCAGGAGCATCATGGCCCGCTTACCCATCACCATCGCCACCTGGGACTATGACCGGGTCCGTCCGCTGCTGGACGGCCGCGTCACCGTCGAAGGCTGCGAGGTCAACTACCTTCCCATGCCGGTGGAGGAATGTTTCCACCGCGCCTATTTCCACGGGGAGTTCGACGTCGCCGAGATCGGCTTCAGTCCCTTCCTGATCGCGCTGTCGCGCGGCATCGCGCCCTACGTCGCCCTGCCCGTCTTCCTGTCGCGCACCTTCCGCCACTCCGCCATCTACATCCGCAACGACCGCGGCATCGCCAGCGCGGCCGACCTGCGCGGCAAGCGCATCGGCCTGCCCGAGTACCAGATGTCCGCCGTGCTGTGGGTGCGGGGCTTCCTGAAGGACGAGTACGGCATCGAGGCCGCCGACATCGACTGGGTCCAGGGTGGCCTGGAACAGTATGGCCGCAAGGACAAGTTTCCGCTCAACCTCCCGCCGGGCTTCCCGCTGTCGAGCGCACCCGAAGGCCGCTCGCTGTCGAACCTGCTGGCCAGCGGTGAACTGGACGCCGTCATCTCCGCCCGCGCGCCGTCGTGCCTGCTCGATGGCCATCCCCGGGTCCAGCGCCTGTACCCCGACTACCGCGCGGTCGAGCAGGCGTACTACGCCCGCACCGGCCTGTTCCCCATCATGCACGCGCTGGGCGTGCGCCAGGATCTCGCCCAGGCGCATCCGTGGCTGCCCTCCAGCCTGTACAAGGCGTTCGCCCAGGCCAAGGAAATCGCCGAGCGCGACCTGCGCGAAGTCACCGCGCTGAAGATCGGGCTGCCGTGGGTGACCGCCGAACTGGAATCGACCGAGGCCGTCATGGGCCGGGATTTCTGGCCCTACGGCGTGGAAGCCAACCGCAAGACGCTGGCAGCGATGACGCGCTATTCGTACGAACAGGGGTTGGCCGTCCGCCAACTGGGCGTGGATGAACTGTTCGCGGCCAGCACGCTCGACCCCGTCCACATCTAGGAGCCGCCCATGCCCGCGCAACTGATCTGCTGCTCGCACAGTCCGCTCATGCTGGCCGACATCGAGGCGTCCGATCCCGAGGGCCAGCGCGCCTTCTTCGACGAAATGGAAACGGTCTCGCGCGAAGTCCATGCCTTCGCGCCCGACCTCGTGGTCAGCTTCGGCCCCGACCATTTCAACGGTTTCTTCTACGACTTGATGCCCGCGTTCTGCCTGGGCCTGGCGGCGCACGGCACGCGCGACTGGGGGCTGCCTGGCGGCCCGCTGCGCGTACCCACCGAACTGGCGCTGGAATGCGCCCGGGCGCTGCATCGCCAGGACCTGGACACCGCCATCTCCTACGACATGTGCGTGGACCACGGCAACGCCATCTCGCTGACGCAGCTGACCGGCGCGCTGGCGCGCTACGACGTGCTGCCCATCTTCCTGAACTGCGCCGCCGACCCGCGTCCGTCCATGCGCCGGTCGCGCCTGTTCGGCGAGGCCGTGGGCCGCTTCCTGGCCACGCGCGGCCTGCGCGTGACCATCATCGGCTCGGGCGGCCTGTCGCACGATCCCCCCA of Pigmentiphaga sp. H8 contains these proteins:
- a CDS encoding tripartite tricarboxylate transporter substrate binding protein, whose amino-acid sequence is MHRSIARCALAAVFVCASAAAQKPSYPDRPVRVVVPYGPGTAPDMIARVVSEQLSRQTGQSFVVENKLGAGGKIGTEAVADAKADGYTLLLGGKDTHGILTHLYPDWRIKPEKDFAPVALLARIQNVLLASPKLPASNPQEFLALARQKELRYGTPGVGTNLHLAAAYLQNNYGLKLLHIPYSRSFAEALPALARGELDLVVAGLPPAMPLLKDGRIKAIAVTGTQRSRFAPDIPTFAESGVSGLESGGWFALFAPKGAPQAAVDALSKMVATALREPAVAERLSGVYADPAPSSPAELGKLVADETQRWGKVVADTGIKIE
- the trxA gene encoding thioredoxin; protein product: MDVTLANFEAEVLQASREKPVLVDFWAPWCGPCRSLTPILEKLERDYGGAFKLVKVNVDENQQLAAHFQARSIPLVVAILDGRPVDQFNGALPEGQVRAFIDRLLPLPHEQEHQQAMAAMQAGDVPTAEKHLRAALVLDAAYDPARMDYVELLLTTGRPEDAKAQFALLTPQAKADPHYANLETALNAVEQAQDSPEETELLARIQQNPGDLQARLDLANKRIARRAWAGAMDELLEIVQRDRGFQEEIGRKTLIAVFDMASAQPELVSQYRRKLSTVLF
- a CDS encoding PhnD/SsuA/transferrin family substrate-binding protein, which codes for MARLPITIATWDYDRVRPLLDGRVTVEGCEVNYLPMPVEECFHRAYFHGEFDVAEIGFSPFLIALSRGIAPYVALPVFLSRTFRHSAIYIRNDRGIASAADLRGKRIGLPEYQMSAVLWVRGFLKDEYGIEAADIDWVQGGLEQYGRKDKFPLNLPPGFPLSSAPEGRSLSNLLASGELDAVISARAPSCLLDGHPRVQRLYPDYRAVEQAYYARTGLFPIMHALGVRQDLAQAHPWLPSSLYKAFAQAKEIAERDLREVTALKIGLPWVTAELESTEAVMGRDFWPYGVEANRKTLAAMTRYSYEQGLAVRQLGVDELFAASTLDPVHI
- a CDS encoding 3-carboxyethylcatechol 2,3-dioxygenase, whose translation is MPAQLICCSHSPLMLADIEASDPEGQRAFFDEMETVSREVHAFAPDLVVSFGPDHFNGFFYDLMPAFCLGLAAHGTRDWGLPGGPLRVPTELALECARALHRQDLDTAISYDMCVDHGNAISLTQLTGALARYDVLPIFLNCAADPRPSMRRSRLFGEAVGRFLATRGLRVTIIGSGGLSHDPPTPRLRQVPHDIAQRLVKRHTPTAEELAAREARVIQAGRDLVVGKGPCMPPDRKWDEAFMAKLCAYDTEALDAIDDAEIDRQGGFGGHEIRAWVAAAAAARAIETHPMQVRYYRIIPEWLTGMGIVTAG
- a CDS encoding LysR family transcriptional regulator — its product is MRLTLRQLQIFAAVADTGSTSAAATAVALSQSATSAALNDLERALDMALFDRVGKRLVLNDNGRELLPQARELLDRATAIERWARDGQGHVGGLRIGASTTIGNYVLPTLLAGFQRDLADSGQPQWTAHVAIANTLAIATQVVNFELDLALVEGPCEQPELTVEPWLTDELVIVAGARDPIVPPTGGRISTAQLRAATWLLREEGSGTRETIREALTPYLHHMKSGIEFGNSEAIKRAAAGGLGITCLSRWVVSDMLATGELVELPTDLPRLDRSFYLISHTRKLATPGVRRLTAYLRAFAHDAAATGDPARPREK
- a CDS encoding YeiH family protein yields the protein MSNSSATHVAAAGQPSQGKAGFFRQAAPGLLLAAAIGVAAMGLAGWDFFASRGFSALTLAIVLGMLVGNTVYPRIAAPSAVGVGVAKQTLLRAGVILYGLRLTWQDIGGVGAAGVAIDAVMLLSTFGLAWLVGTRVFKLDRTSAWLIGAGGSICGAAAVMATAPVLRAKADQVAVAVATVVVFGTVSMFLYPFLYELNQQWGLIPGGTHGFGVYVGSTVHEVAQVIAAARAVGTEAADTAVIAKMVRVMMLAPFLLALSAWLAWECARGKAEGKGEGSGLCIPWFAVGFIAMVVFNSLVAIPDWLMSAAIDFDTLLLAIAMAALGLTTHVGAIRRAGLRPLLLAGLLFVWLVGGGALVNALIG